Part of the Arthrobacter globiformis genome is shown below.
ACCGCCGAGCAGGTCCTGGAAAAGGAACTGCGCGAATGGGAAGCCAAGTACGGCAAGCCCATGATCATGACCGAGTACGGACCGGACACGATGCCCGGCTTCCACTCCATTTACGAGCAGCCCTGGAGCGAGGAATACCAGGCCGCCTTCCTGGCCATGTACCACCGGGTCTTCGACCGCGTGGACGCCATGGTGGGCGAGCAGGTCTGGAACTTCGCAGACTTCCAGACCTCCAACGGCATCATGCGCGTGGACGGCAACAAGAAGGGTGTGTTCACCCGGGATCGCCGGCCCAAACCCGCCGCCTTCGCCCTGCGCCAGCGCTGGACCGCACTTGCGGGCAGCAAGAACGTCAGCGGCGAGACCCTCAGCAACCCCTAGCGCTTTTCACATTTTGCGCCGGCCTCGGGCCGGCACCGGGTAAAGGAGCCCATTCATGAAAAAGCTGAACAAGCTCAGCATCATCGGCTACGGAGCCGGGGATGCCGCCAACAACCTCGCTTTCACCACGGCCACCATGTTCCTGCTGGTGTACTACACGGACGTCGCCGGCATTTCTGCGGCAGCAGCAGGTACGCTGCTGCTGGTCGTCAGGATCTTCGATGCGTTCGCCGATGTCTTTGCCGGCCGCATGGTGGACCGCAACTACAGCAAGCGCTTCGGGAAGTTCCGTCCGTTCATCATGTTCGGCTCGATCCCGCTGCTGCTCCTGAGCGTGGCAACCTTCTCCGTCCCGCAGCTGGGCGAGTCCGGAACCCTGATCTACGCCTACGTCACCTACGCCGCCCTTGGCCTGGCCTACAGCCTGGTCAACATCCCCTACGGCTCGCTCGCCGGCGCCATGACCCAGGACCCGGGCGACCGTGCCAAGCTGGGATCGGCCCGGATGGTTGGCGGTCTGCTGGTGGGTTCGGCCCTCGGCATTTTCGTGGCACCCCTCATCAAGCCTGGCGCTGACCTGCAGGCAACCTTCACCACCATCACCCTGGTGTTCGTCGGGATCGGCACGGTCCTATACTTCTTCACCGTCCTCACCGCCAAGGAACGCGTCCACCGCGCCGTTCCGAACGTCTCGCTCAAGCAGAGCATGGAAACCCTAAAGGGCAACAAGCCCCTCCTGATGCTGTGCATCAGCTCCTTCTTGTTCCTCTCCGGCTACCTGGCACTTACCTCCGTGCAGCTGTACTACCTGCGGGACGTCCTCGGCCGCCTGGACTTGTACCCGGTGCTGTCCATCATCCAGCTCGTCCTGACCTTCGTTCTGGCCGCGTTTATGCCCAAGTTGGTCCGCAACATCGGCAAGAAACACATCTACATTTACTCCTCCCTGATCACTGTCGTCGGCGGTGTGGTTATTTTCTTCACGCCGGCAAGCCAGGTCATGATCGGCTTTGCCGGCCTGGTGCTCAGCCTCGTAGGCGTCCTCGCAATGAGCATCGTGGTGTGGGCCCTCGAAGCCGACACCGTGGAATACGGCGAATGGAAGACCGGCGTCCGCACCGAGGGCATCACCTACGCCTTGTTCTCCTTCACCCGCAAGACCGGCCAGGCCGTGGGCGGAGCCCTTGCCGCGTACGCACTCGCGTTGGGCGGCTACAAGTCCGGTGGGGTCGCCCAGACCCCGGACGCGGTGTTCGGCATTCAGGTCGCAGCGGGTGCACTACCTGCCGTACTGACAATCCTCGCGGTATTGGTCATGACCAAGTACACGCTGACCGATGCCAAGCACGCCGAGATCCTCACGGAGATCCGGGCCCGCCGCGAAAGCGGCGATGCCCCCAAAAAGGCCGGTGCCGCCGTCGAACCCTCCACTGACGACACAGACGGCACCGAAACAGCCACGTCCACGAAGCCGCTCGCGGCGCCCACCAACTGACCCCTGAACCTGTCCATCCGAAAGGACCTGTTGTGAAAATCATTGCCGCGGAAGTCTTCGTGACGAGCCCCTCCCGTAACTTCGTGACCCTTCGTATTACTACGGAGGACGGTGTGACCGGCATCGGTGATGCCACGCTGAACGGCCGCGAACTCGCGGTGGCGGCGTACCTGAAGGAACACGTCGCGCAGCTGCTGATCGGGAAGGACCCGCACCGGATCGAGGACACCTGGCAGTTCCTGTACCGGTCCTCGTACTGGCGCCGCGGCCCGGTCACGATGGCCGCGATCGCCGCCGTGGACATGGCTTTGTGGGACATCAAGGGCAAGCTGGCCGGCATGCCGGTCTACCAGCTGCTCGGCGGGGCGTCCCGCAACGGGCTGCGCGCCTACGGCCACGCGTCCGGTTCGGACATCCCGTCCCTGTTCGACTCCGTCCGGGAGCACCTGGAACTCGGGTACAAGTCGGTCCGGATTCAGACCGCCGTGCCCGGCATCAAGGCCGTGTACGGGGTGGCCGCGCAGGCGCAGGCATCGGGGGAGCGGTACGACTACGAACCGGCCGGGCGCGGTGCGTTCCCGGTGGAGGAGGACTGGGACACCCGCGCCTACCTGCGCCACCTGCCAGCCGTGTTCGAGGCGGTCCGGAACGAGTTCGGCCCGGAACTGCCGCTGCTGCACGACGGCCACCACCGCATGACGCCGATCCAGGCCGCGAAGCTGGGCAAGGCGCTGGAACCGTATGACCTGTTCTGGCTCGAGGACTGCACCCCGGCCGAAAACCAGGAGGCACTGCGCCTGGTCCGCCAGCACACCACCACGCCGCTGGCCATCGGTGAAATTTTCAACACCGTGTACGACTACCAGAGCATCATCAAGGAACAGCTGATCGACTACGTCCGGGCAGCCTCCACCCACTTCGGCGGCATCAGCCCACTGAAGAAGGTGATGGACTTCGCCGCGCAGTACCAGATCAAGTCCGGCTTCCACGGCCCCACCGACATTTCCCCGGTCGGGTTCGCCGCGCAGCTGCACGTGGGCCTGGCGATCCACAACTACGGCATCCAGGAATACATGCAGCACTCGGCCGCCACGAACGAGGTGTTCGAGCAGTCCATGACGTTCACGGACGGTTACCTGCACCCGGGCGACAAACCCGGCATCGGCGTCGAATTCAACGAGGAAGCCGCAGCCGCCTACCCGTACCAGCAGGCCTACCTGCCCTACAACCGCCTCGTCGACGGAACGGTCCACGACTGGTGAGCGGGCACTCCCCGGCCAGCGGCCTCCGTGTGATTGTCATGGGCGTGTCCGGCTGCGGCAAGACCACCATCGGCGACCTCCTGGCACGCGAGCTAGGGGTTCCTTTCCTCGACGGCGACTCGCTGCACCCGGTGGAGAACGTCACAAAGATGGCCGCCGGCACGCCGCTGACAGACGAGGACCGCTGGCCCTGGCTTGCGATCGTGGGCCGGGAACTGGCGGCTGCCGGCCCGGACGGGCTGGTCCTCGCCTGCTCGGCGCTGAGGCGCAGCTACCGGGATGCGATCCGGGAACAGGCTCCGGACACCCTGTTCCTGCACTTGCACGGCAGCAAAGAGGTCCTGACCGCCCGCACCGAGGGACGGACCGGCCACTTCATGCCGCCAGCCCTCCTCGAGTCGCAACTGGCCACGCTCGAACCGCTTCAGGCCGATGAGGCGGGCGTGTTGGTGGACATTGCCGCACCGGTTAACGCCGTCGTCCAACAGGCGATGTCCGGCCTCAACCGCCTGGGCTGCCGCGCAGCCAGCTAGCCACCGCGCAGCCAGCTAGCCACCGCGCAGCAAGCTGACCACCGCGCAGCAAGTTGGCCACGGCGCGTCAACAGCGCGAACGGACACTTGAGGACCCGCGATCCGGGGCTTAAGTGTCTGTTCGCGCTCTGTGCTCGCGTGCACCGGGAGGCGTACCGTATGGCTCATGGAGAGTACAGGGTGCGCGGTGGTGGGCGGCGGGCCGGCCGGCATGATGCTGGGCCTCTTGCTGGCGCGGGCCGGCGTCGAGGTCACCGTCCTCGAAAAGCATGGCGACTTCCTCCGGGACTTCCGCGGCGACACCGTCCATGCCTCCACCATCCGGCTCATCGACGAACTCGGACTCGGGGCCGAGTTCCGCGAACTGCCGCAAAGCCGGCTGCGCAATGTCGCCTTCCCGGTGCCCGGCGGCGGCCTCGTCACGCTGGGCAATTTCGCCGCGCTCCGGCCGCCGTACAACTACATCGCCATGATGCCGCAGTGGGACTTCCTGAACTTCCTGGCCCGCGCCGCCGAGCATGAGCCGACGTTCACGCTCCTGATGGAGCACAAGGCTACGTCCCTGATGTCCGACGGCGGACGGGTCACCGGTGTCCGGTACCTCACCCCGGACGGCACCGAAGGTGCCCTCCGCGCAGACCTCGTGGTGGCCACGGACGGCAGGCATTCGGTGCTGCGCCAGGCGGCCGGCCTGAAATCGAAGGACTACCCGGTGCCGTTCGACACCTGGTGGTTCAAGCTGCCGCGGGCCGGGTCCGAACAGGGGGAGGTGGCCGGGATCGTTCCGGCCTTCGGCGACCGCGCCGGCGTCATCGCCCTGTTCCGGGACACCTATTACCAGATGGGCTACTTCGCCCCGAAAGGCTCCGGCGCCCGTATTCAGCGTGAGGGGGTGGAACGGTTCCGGGAGCGAATCGCCGCGCTGCGCCCTGACCTTGCCGACAGGGTGGATGCGATCGGTTCGCTGGACGACCTTCACTGGCTTGATGTCCGGCTGGACCGCCTGCGGCGCTGGTATGTCGACGGGCTGCTGTGCATCGGCGATGCCGCGCATGCGATGTCCCCGGCCGGCGGGGTGGGGATTAACCTGGCTATCCAGGACGCCGTGGCCGCGGCCGCCCGGCTTGCCCCCGCGTTGCTGCGCGGCAATGTCACAGTGAAGGATCTTGCGGCCGTGCAGCGGCGGCGGCTGCTGCCCACCGTGATCATCCAGTCTGTCCAGCGCTTCATGCACCGCGGCGTCTTTGTCCCGCTCTTCACCGGCAAGAGGTCGGGAGCGCCGCCGGTGATGATGTACCTCGCCCAGCACGTGCCCGTCCTGATGCGGCTGCTGCCCCGGATGATCGCGATAGGACCGTTGCCCGAGCACGCGCCCGCCTTTGCCAGGCGGGTGGACGCGGGGCCCGGCAAGGCACCCGGCACCGACTAAACTGGAGCCCATGACTGCCACCCCGGACTCGCTTTCCGACACCGCTGCCCGTGCCCGACTTCTGGAACTGATCAAGGAGCTCGCGGTTGTCCGCGGCAAGGTCATTCTGTCCAGCGGTGCCGAGGCCGACTACTACATCGACCTGCGCCGCATCACCCTGCACCACGAGGCCTCCAAGCTGGTTGGCCAGGTCATGCTGTCCCTGATCGACGACGCCGGCATCGGTTTTGAGTGCGCCGGCGGCCTCACGATGGGGGCAGACCCGGTGGGCACCGCCGTCATGCACGCCGCCACCGACGCCGGCCGGGCGGTCGACGCGTTCGTGGTCCGCAAGGCGCAGAAGTCGTACGGTATGGGCCGCCAGGTGGAGGGTCCGTCCGTCGAGGGCCGCAAGGTCCTGGTGCTTGAGGACACCTCCACCACCGGCGGCTCGGCCCTGACCGCCGTCGAGGGCGTTCGCAACGCCGGCGGCAACGTCGTGGCTGTCGCCGTCATTGTCGACCGCGACACGGGAGCCAAGGAAAAGATCGAAGCCGAAGCCGGCGTGCCGTACCTGTACGCCTTCAGCAAGGACGAGCTCGGCCTGAGCTGATCTTCGCCTGAGCTGCGCTGGCAGCGGAGCGGACGCCTGGAGCGGACCGTTGGAGCGGACCGTTGGAGCGGACGACGGCGGGACCTCCCGCCGTCGTCCGCTCCGCTTTTTTGGCCTAAGCCTTTGGGCCGAAGGCCCAGCCCGCTTGTGCTGCCCCGCTGGGCTGTGCCTAGGGTAGTCCAGTGCCATACGAAGGGGCCGCGGGCCAGACCGGCCAGCAGAAGCCGCCGGGCGCAGACGCTGCCCGGCTTCTCCGGCGTGCCGCGAACCTCAAACGCTTCTCCCGCCGGACCTTCCTGACTGGCGCCGGCGCCTCCACTGTCCTCGCCGCAGACATGCTGTTCACGAAGCGCGTGCAGGAGGAGCGGCAGGTCCATAAGATCCTCATGGTCGAGGACGGCTTCGCGCAGAGCTACTTTCCGAACGCCAGCTGGATCCTGTTCCCCGGCTACAAGACAAGCTGGGAAGAGGCCCAGTGGATCCTCAACTCGCTCCGCGGAAGCCTCCGGCTGCGCGGCCAGCTCGCGGCGGCCGGGTATTCGAACCTCGGACTGGACATCGACCAGCTGGTCATCGCGGTGATTGAGCACGTACGGGCACACAACCTCACCACGCTCTACTTCTACGGCCACAGCTTCGGCGGGATGGTGGCGACGCAGGTGGCAGCCCGGCTGCTGGAGCTGCATGGCGTCAAGGTTGAGCTGATCGTGCTCGACTGCAGCCCCTACAGCAAGTTCGACGTCCTGGACCAGAGCTGGTTCGACGGCGTGGTGTTCCTCTACGAAAGCGGCTTCCGGATCCCCTCCGTGCTGCGCGGGGGCTACGAGCTGGGGGAGCGGGTGGTCCACAAGGACGAGCGCTCGTGGCGGCAGATCCTCGACCAGACGCTGGAGCAGCTGTCCCCGATCGCACCCTCCAGCGTGCTGGTCCAGACAGAATCCGCCTACATCTACCACTTCGATGCCACGCGCTTTGCGGGCCAGATCGGCGATACCCGCATGGCCTACATCGGAAATCCCCGGGACCAGACCGTCAACTACCGGACGGCCCGTGATTCCTGGGCGCACACGTTCGCCGCCAACATGGTCGCAGCCGACCGGCAGACCACGGGCGCACTGCCGGCACACGCGAGCCCGGGCTGGAACCCGTTCGTGTACCGGCCCATCCTCGAGGACCTGGAGAACGAGATCTTCCCGCTGCCCGGAGGCGGCGGGAAGATGACCCCGTTCTAGATCTGGCTCTTGAGGTCCGCCACGGAGTTCAGCACCTGGTTGGGCCGGAACGGGTAGGCGGCGATTTCGTCGCGCTGCGTGATGCCGCTGAGCACCAGCACGGTGTGCAGCCCGGCCTCCATGCCCGCGATGATGTCGGTGTCCATGCGGTCGCCGATCATCGCGGTGGTCTCTGAGTGTGCATCGATCTGGTTCATGGCCGAGCGGAACATCATGGGGTTCGGCTTGCCCACAACGTACGGTTCCCGGCCTGTCGCCTTGGTGATCAGTGCGGCGATGGCGCCCGTTGCGGGCATCGGACCGTCTTTGGAGGGGCCGGTGGCGTCCGGGTTGGTGGCGATGAAACGCGCCCCGGCGAGGATCAGCCGGATCGCCATGGTGATTGCCTCGAAGGAGTACGTGCGGGTTTCTCCGAGCACCACAAAGTCGGGGTTCTGGTCGGTGAGGATGAAGCCGGCCTCGTGGAGCGCCGTCGTCAGTCCTGCCTCGCCGATGGTGTACGCGCGGTTGCCGGAATCCGAGCCCTGCACCTGGTCCTTCAGGAACTGGGCAGTGGCCAGGGCCGACGTCCAGATGTTCTCCTCCGGGATTTCCAGGCCGGAGGCCCGCAGCCGGGCGGCGAGGTCGCGCGGTGTGAAGATGGAGTTGTTGGTCAGGACCAGGAAGCGCTTTGAGGTGTCCACCCAGCGCTGGACCAGCTCCGCGGCCCCGGGAACGGCCTGATTCTCATGCACCAGGACGCCGTCCATGTCGGTGAGCCAGCACTCAATGTCCTGGCCGCTGCGGTACACCGCCGCCGATGTCTTTACCTTGTCCGCTTCTGCCATGTCATTCCTTCACCGAGATGTTTGCCTTCGGAGCCCAGTCTAGTGTTGAGGGGTGACGCAAACGCCCGGGACACCCGAACCCCAACCAGAACCAACCCAGCCAGAACAGAACGGGACGCCGGAGCCAAAGCCTGAGGTCGGCGTCGGGCCCTGGGAGGGTGAATGGCCGGAGGGCGACCACTGGGATCCGGACCTCCTGACCGACGGCGACCGGCGCAACGTCGTGGACAAGTACCGGTACTGGAAGCACGAGGCGATCGTCGCGGACCTGGACGCCAAACGGCACGACTTCCACATCGCCATCGAGAACTGGCAGCACGACCTCAACATAGGCACCGTGGTGCGCACCGCCAACGCGTTCCTCGCCAAGGAGGTCCACATCATCGGACGACGGCGGTGGAACCGCCGCGGGGCGATGGTCACCGACCGCTACCAGCACGTCCGCCACCACCCCACCGTGGAGGACTTCGTGGCCTGGGCGCAGGGGGAGGGGCTGGCCATCATCGGGATCGACATCTTCCCTGACTCCGTTCCCCTGGAGACCTACGAAATGCCGCAGAAATGCGTGCTGGTCTTCGGGCAGGAAGGCCCGGGGCTGACCCCCGAGGTGCATGAGGTGGCGGAGGCCACGCTGTCGATCGAGCAGTTCGGATCCACGCGTTCCATCAACGCAGGCTCGGCCGCGGCGATCGCCATGCACGCCTGGGTGCGCCGGCACGTGTTCGGCCAGCACGTCTGACTCCCGCCGGGATGGCACTTCGCGGCAGTGTTTGCCGCGCGGACTGCCGTGAAGTGCCAACTCGACGCGGGTACGGCAGCTTTCCCTGTGGATAACCCCGGTGGCCGCTGACTGGGCGGCAACAATTGAGCATGCGCAAGGCACCGCTTCCCGAACACCTGAGGAAAGGTTCCTTCTCCCTCCGCGCCGCGGACAAGGCAGGGGTCAGCAGAACCCGCACCGAGGCCAAGGACCTTGCCACCGTTTCGCGGGGAATCCGGATGCACCTCGACTCGGAGGCTTCCGGAGCCGCCGCGCTGCGCGCGTACACCGAGATTGACGACGCCTCGGTGCTCGCCTTCGGCTCCGCAGCCCGGGTCCTGCAGGCCGGCCTGCCAGCATGGCTTGAGGCGGACTGGCGCATCCACGTGGCCCGACGCCGTGGTTTCAGCACGCCCCGAAGGGCAAACGTGGTGGGTCACCTCCTCACGCTGCTCCCCGGCGAGGTCATTGAGTACGACGGCGTCCGGCTCACCTCGCCTGCCCGAACTTGGCTGGACCTGGCCTCGGTCCTGAACGTAGATGAACTCGTCGTGGCCGGCGACTCACTTGTGTGCTCGCATGGCCCTGACTTTCCGAAACCGCGCGAGCCGCTGTGTAATGTTGGGGACCTTCGCGAGATCATCGGCCGGCATCCGGCATCCGGGAACGCGTGGCGTACGCACGGCCAGAGCCGCCGTGGAACTCGTCCGCGTTGGCTCTGACTCCCAGCCCGAAACGAGGATGCGCCTTTACCTGGTCAGGGGAGGGCTGCCCGAACCCGTCTTGAACCATGTGGTGACGAGCGTCTATGGAAGCCCGGCGCTTTGGCCCGATGCCGCGTATCCAGTCCAGCGGGTGGCAGTCCAGTATGAGGGCTCGCACCACAACGCGGCCGACCAGTACCTGCGGGATATCCGGCGGGCGGACATTGCGGCAGAACGTGGCTGGCTTGAGGTCCGGGTGTCGAAGTTCGACCTCGCCGGAGACCGTCCCGCCGTCGTCGGCAAGGTCAGGGCGGCGTTGCAGAGCCGAGGCTGGCGCGCGAGATGACACTTCGCGGCAGTGTTTGCGCCTGAGACTGCCGTGAAGTGCCATCTCAGTGGCGGCACCGGCTCTCAGTGGCAAGTGTTACCCGGCCGGGTGACGCGAACCACGGCCCGTGGAAAGAAATGGCTAGGATGGTTCCTAGCCGACGAGGTTCACTCCAGGGTCAACCCAACCCGCAGACGAAATTCGATTTAGGAGTCAGCATGCCCATTGCAACCCCAGATATCTATGCCGACATGATCGACCGCGCCAAGAAGGGCGGCTTCGCGTTCCCGGCCGTCAACGTCACCTCTTCCCAGACCCTGAACGCGGCCCTGCGCGGTTTCGCCGAGGCCGAGTCTGACGGCATCGTCCAGGTCTCCACCGGTGGTGCTGCGTACTGGTCCGGAGCCTCCACCAAGGACATGGTTGCCGGTTCGCTGGGCTTCGCCGCTTTCGCCCGCGAGGTGGCCAAGAACTACAACGTGAACATTGCGCTGCACACGGACCACTGCCCCAAGGACAAGCTGGACGGTTTCGTCCTGCCTCTGCTGGCTGCTTCCGAGGCCGAGGTCAAGGCCGGACGCAACCCGCTGTTCAACTCGCACATGTGGGACGGCTCCGCCGAGACCCTGGACGAGAACCTGCGCATCGCCCGCGAACTGCTTGAGCGCACTGCGGCCGCCAAGATGATCCTCGAGGTTGAGATCGGCACCGTCGGCGGCGAGGAGGACGGCGTCGAGAACGAGATCAACGAGAAGCTTTACACCACGGTCGACGACGCCCTCGCCACCATCGAGGCCCTCGGCGCCGGCGAGAACGGCCGCTACATCACCGCACTGACCTTCGGCAACGTGCATGGCGTGTACAAGCCGGGCGGGGTGAAGCTGCGCCCGGAGATCCTGAAGGACATCCAGGCCCAGGTCGGTGCCCGGATCGGCAAGGAGAACCCGTTTGACCTGGTGTTCCACGGCGGCTCCGGCTCCTCCGACCAGGAAATCGCGGACGCCGTGTCCTACGGCACCATCAAGATGAACATCGACACGGACACCCAGTACGCGTACACCCGTCCAGTGGTAGACCACATGTTCCGCAACTACGACGGTGTCCTGAAGGTGGACGGCGAAGTGGGCAACAAGAAGACCTACGACCCCCGCGTCTGGGGAGCCTCCGCCGAGGCCGGCCTCGCCGCCCGGGTTGTCGAAGCAACCCAGCAGCTGGGCTCCGCGGGCAAGACCTTCTAGTCATGTCCGACGAGTTCCGTAAGAACCTCATGGGTCCTGAGCCCACG
Proteins encoded:
- a CDS encoding thioesterase domain-containing protein; protein product: MPYEGAAGQTGQQKPPGADAARLLRRAANLKRFSRRTFLTGAGASTVLAADMLFTKRVQEERQVHKILMVEDGFAQSYFPNASWILFPGYKTSWEEAQWILNSLRGSLRLRGQLAAAGYSNLGLDIDQLVIAVIEHVRAHNLTTLYFYGHSFGGMVATQVAARLLELHGVKVELIVLDCSPYSKFDVLDQSWFDGVVFLYESGFRIPSVLRGGYELGERVVHKDERSWRQILDQTLEQLSPIAPSSVLVQTESAYIYHFDATRFAGQIGDTRMAYIGNPRDQTVNYRTARDSWAHTFAANMVAADRQTTGALPAHASPGWNPFVYRPILEDLENEIFPLPGGGGKMTPF
- a CDS encoding gluconokinase; protein product: MSGHSPASGLRVIVMGVSGCGKTTIGDLLARELGVPFLDGDSLHPVENVTKMAAGTPLTDEDRWPWLAIVGRELAAAGPDGLVLACSALRRSYRDAIREQAPDTLFLHLHGSKEVLTARTEGRTGHFMPPALLESQLATLEPLQADEAGVLVDIAAPVNAVVQQAMSGLNRLGCRAAS
- a CDS encoding TrmH family RNA methyltransferase is translated as MTQTPGTPEPQPEPTQPEQNGTPEPKPEVGVGPWEGEWPEGDHWDPDLLTDGDRRNVVDKYRYWKHEAIVADLDAKRHDFHIAIENWQHDLNIGTVVRTANAFLAKEVHIIGRRRWNRRGAMVTDRYQHVRHHPTVEDFVAWAQGEGLAIIGIDIFPDSVPLETYEMPQKCVLVFGQEGPGLTPEVHEVAEATLSIEQFGSTRSINAGSAAAIAMHAWVRRHVFGQHV
- the uidB gene encoding glucuronide transporter, which produces MKKLNKLSIIGYGAGDAANNLAFTTATMFLLVYYTDVAGISAAAAGTLLLVVRIFDAFADVFAGRMVDRNYSKRFGKFRPFIMFGSIPLLLLSVATFSVPQLGESGTLIYAYVTYAALGLAYSLVNIPYGSLAGAMTQDPGDRAKLGSARMVGGLLVGSALGIFVAPLIKPGADLQATFTTITLVFVGIGTVLYFFTVLTAKERVHRAVPNVSLKQSMETLKGNKPLLMLCISSFLFLSGYLALTSVQLYYLRDVLGRLDLYPVLSIIQLVLTFVLAAFMPKLVRNIGKKHIYIYSSLITVVGGVVIFFTPASQVMIGFAGLVLSLVGVLAMSIVVWALEADTVEYGEWKTGVRTEGITYALFSFTRKTGQAVGGALAAYALALGGYKSGGVAQTPDAVFGIQVAAGALPAVLTILAVLVMTKYTLTDAKHAEILTEIRARRESGDAPKKAGAAVEPSTDDTDGTETATSTKPLAAPTN
- a CDS encoding HAD-IIA family hydrolase; the encoded protein is MAEADKVKTSAAVYRSGQDIECWLTDMDGVLVHENQAVPGAAELVQRWVDTSKRFLVLTNNSIFTPRDLAARLRASGLEIPEENIWTSALATAQFLKDQVQGSDSGNRAYTIGEAGLTTALHEAGFILTDQNPDFVVLGETRTYSFEAITMAIRLILAGARFIATNPDATGPSKDGPMPATGAIAALITKATGREPYVVGKPNPMMFRSAMNQIDAHSETTAMIGDRMDTDIIAGMEAGLHTVLVLSGITQRDEIAAYPFRPNQVLNSVADLKSQI
- the fbaA gene encoding class II fructose-bisphosphate aldolase, coding for MPIATPDIYADMIDRAKKGGFAFPAVNVTSSQTLNAALRGFAEAESDGIVQVSTGGAAYWSGASTKDMVAGSLGFAAFAREVAKNYNVNIALHTDHCPKDKLDGFVLPLLAASEAEVKAGRNPLFNSHMWDGSAETLDENLRIARELLERTAAAKMILEVEIGTVGGEEDGVENEINEKLYTTVDDALATIEALGAGENGRYITALTFGNVHGVYKPGGVKLRPEILKDIQAQVGARIGKENPFDLVFHGGSGSSDQEIADAVSYGTIKMNIDTDTQYAYTRPVVDHMFRNYDGVLKVDGEVGNKKTYDPRVWGASAEAGLAARVVEATQQLGSAGKTF
- the manD gene encoding D-mannonate dehydratase ManD; this encodes MKIIAAEVFVTSPSRNFVTLRITTEDGVTGIGDATLNGRELAVAAYLKEHVAQLLIGKDPHRIEDTWQFLYRSSYWRRGPVTMAAIAAVDMALWDIKGKLAGMPVYQLLGGASRNGLRAYGHASGSDIPSLFDSVREHLELGYKSVRIQTAVPGIKAVYGVAAQAQASGERYDYEPAGRGAFPVEEDWDTRAYLRHLPAVFEAVRNEFGPELPLLHDGHHRMTPIQAAKLGKALEPYDLFWLEDCTPAENQEALRLVRQHTTTPLAIGEIFNTVYDYQSIIKEQLIDYVRAASTHFGGISPLKKVMDFAAQYQIKSGFHGPTDISPVGFAAQLHVGLAIHNYGIQEYMQHSAATNEVFEQSMTFTDGYLHPGDKPGIGVEFNEEAAAAYPYQQAYLPYNRLVDGTVHDW
- a CDS encoding FAD-dependent oxidoreductase, giving the protein MESTGCAVVGGGPAGMMLGLLLARAGVEVTVLEKHGDFLRDFRGDTVHASTIRLIDELGLGAEFRELPQSRLRNVAFPVPGGGLVTLGNFAALRPPYNYIAMMPQWDFLNFLARAAEHEPTFTLLMEHKATSLMSDGGRVTGVRYLTPDGTEGALRADLVVATDGRHSVLRQAAGLKSKDYPVPFDTWWFKLPRAGSEQGEVAGIVPAFGDRAGVIALFRDTYYQMGYFAPKGSGARIQREGVERFRERIAALRPDLADRVDAIGSLDDLHWLDVRLDRLRRWYVDGLLCIGDAAHAMSPAGGVGINLAIQDAVAAAARLAPALLRGNVTVKDLAAVQRRRLLPTVIIQSVQRFMHRGVFVPLFTGKRSGAPPVMMYLAQHVPVLMRLLPRMIAIGPLPEHAPAFARRVDAGPGKAPGTD
- the pyrE gene encoding orotate phosphoribosyltransferase, with translation MTATPDSLSDTAARARLLELIKELAVVRGKVILSSGAEADYYIDLRRITLHHEASKLVGQVMLSLIDDAGIGFECAGGLTMGADPVGTAVMHAATDAGRAVDAFVVRKAQKSYGMGRQVEGPSVEGRKVLVLEDTSTTGGSALTAVEGVRNAGGNVVAVAVIVDRDTGAKEKIEAEAGVPYLYAFSKDELGLS